In one Penaeus chinensis breed Huanghai No. 1 chromosome 33, ASM1920278v2, whole genome shotgun sequence genomic region, the following are encoded:
- the LOC125043157 gene encoding synaptojanin-1-like — MLHLHLKRFGVDCEQWLIKTMCGSVEFASLYMNNHTPKILMISRLSCERAGTRFMVRGVNDGGHVANFVETEQLIHIDSMDDVVLSYIQTRGTVPLFWEQPGLNVGSHKVKMSREPEVSVQAFQKHTRFLRERYGRQVVLNLLGTGVTGRSQGEAALSHIFQIQHLNCPWFKDSPHIVFDFHQECKGGNIDNLAKKLQPRIQEEINAFGYFCSRNNQIQSLQRGTMRTNCLDCLDRTNRVQTFLGLDTLFKMLEDIGVSNNGVIVQRFTTKLEEMWKDNGNRISQIYAGTGALQGSKIIDGARSAARTIQNNLLDSSKQEAIDILLHGNLLNNYLAALARSLLPSSYLYAPISVLRQICRRSPEYTAPIPLRVAVGTYNVNGGKHFRSLAYKHLSLDDWLLDSRKNAVQSSLVDTTPEEEDSVDRAPDVFAIGFEEIVDLNATNIVQNTQWSENAASWGKELQKVISRDEKFVMVTWSQLVGVALFVYVNEKHANHVRGVSVESVKTGMQGATGNKGGVGIRLVVRNTSMAFVCSHFAAGQKEVNERNNDYDSIARKLIFPLGMPLWAHDYVFWCGDFNYRLNLSRDEVLELVQRREWSVLLHHDQLKQSYAEEKCFKGFIEGDITFAPTYKYDLFSDDYDTSEKSRIPAWTDRVLFWRRMYPRDKENPKWTPGQFVHYGRAELKQSDHRPVLAVIDVEGCTVIDSKLASNYESVVASLGPSDCTVVVQVQNLPPGADADSVFDDETLEKVQEAMGTVGSVVLVRFVDNRVWFTFSDSQTALKAIGCSPLQIGRHKLEVKLKTEAWRDQLEEELALCGDTTVPLTDETLNISDQVDTSFSIRNIEGAMEKLYQSELEAEEEPASSEPIKEQRSPIQPSRPPPPRPAPSRPPPPRPTPPGSTPTSPAISRAQTKVKVITKPVRPSQLAPTGSSMASKSPTAEEPNQEIAQRPKPPKPEVEVPLGPKPVLPPRTPSLESPVTEKSAASFTSSLFGGPPSLPADLPPSATSDQPSVSPFGAPPSLPDNCPPLVQSSTKPYEGQPTASPFDSLPSKPDSVPPSIPPSETPPSSQPPSGPPPTGPPPGPPPSLPPPGPPPSLPPNGPSSAPPAGPPPSLPARTLPPVPARSGGGAPPPIPSRSLPPVPARNLPPLPPRK; from the exons ATGCTTCACCTCCACCTGAAGAGGTTTGGAGTTGACTGTGAGCAGTGGCTAATCAAGACTATGTGTGGAAGTGTGGAATTTgcatctctatatatgaataatcacACCCCCAAAATCTTAATGATCTCCAGGCTGAGTTGTGAGAGGGCTGGAACTAG attTATGGTTCGTGGTGTAAATGATGGTGGGCATGTTGCTAATTTTGTGGAGACAGAACAGCTAATTCACATTGACTCAATGGATGATGTTGTTCTGTCCTATATCCAGACTAGAGGAACTGTACCACTTTTCTGGGAACAACCAGGGCTAAAT GTTGGGTCTCATAAGGTCAAAATGTCCAGAGAACCAGAGGTGTCTGTTCAAGCATTCCAGAAACACACACGTTTCCTGCGTGAGCGATATGGAAGGCAGGTAGTGTTGAACCTCCTGGGAACAGGGGTTACAGGGAGAAGCCAAGGTGAGGCTGCACTGTCACATATCTTCCAG ATTCAGCATCTGAACTGCCCCTGGTTCAAAGACTCTCCCCACATAGTCTTTGATTTCCATCAGGAATGTAAAGGTGGCAATATTGATAATCTAGCAAAGAAGCTTCAGCCAAGAATACAGGAAGAAATCAATGCTTTTGGGTACTTTTGTTCCAGAAATAATCAAATCCAGTCT CTTCAGAGAGGTACAATGCGAACCAACTGTTTAGACTGCCTTGACCGTACTAATCGTGTACAGACATTCCTTGGGCTAGACACCCTCTTCAAGATGTTGGAAGATATTGGAGTTTCCAATAATGGGGTCATTGTGCAACGGTTTACAACAAAACTAGAGGAAATGTGGAAGGATAATGGCAATCGCATCAGCCAAATCTATGCAGGGACTGGGGCTCTTCAGGGATCAAAG ATCATTGATGGTGCAAGATCTGCTGCACGGACTATTCAAAACAACCTTCTGGACAGCAGTAAGCAAGAGGCCATAGATATTCTGTTGCATGGTAACCTGCTAAATAATTACCTGGCTGCCCTTGCGCGATCTCTTCTACCTTCAAGCTACTTGTATG CACCTATAAGTGTTCTACGTCAGATATGTCGACGTAGTCCAGAGTACACAGCACCCATCCCTCTGCGTGTTGCTGTAGGAACATACAATGTCAATGGTGGAAAGCACTTCCGTAGTCTTGCCTATAAGCATCTCTCCCTTGATGACTGGCTTCTTGATTCAAGGAAAAATGCTGTTCAGAGTT CTCTGGTTGACACAACACCAGAGGAAGAAGATTCGGTTGACAGAGCTCCTGATGTTTTTGCTATTGGCTTTGAAGAAATTGTTGATCTGAATGCTACCAATATTGTACAGAATACACAGTGGTCAGAGAATGCTGCTTCCTGGGGGAAGGAACTGCAAAAG GTTATATCAAGAGATGAGAAATTTGTGATGGTAACTTGGTCCCAGTTGGTTGGCGTAGCATTGTTTGTCTACGTAAATGAAAAGCATGCAAACCATGTGCGAGGAGTATCTGTGGAAAGTGTGAAGACTGGCATGCAGGGTGCAACAG GCAACAAGGGAGGCGTGGGCATACGTCTGGTTGTGAGAAACACCTCTATGGCATTTGTCTGCTCACATTTTGCTGCTGGTCAGAAGGAAGTCAATGAGCGGAATAATGATTACGACAGCATCGCACGAAAACTCATATTCCCTCTT GGCATGCCACTGTGGGCCCATGACTATGTCTTCTGGTGCGGGGATTTCAATTATCGCCTAAATCTTTCTCGTGACGAAGTACTCGAACTCGTTCAGAGGCGAGAATGGAGTGTCCTGCTTCATCACGATCAGCTTAAG CAAAGTTATGCTGAAGAGAAGTGCTTCAAAGGTTTCATAGAAGGTGACATCACATTTGCTCCAACTTACAAGTACGACCTGTtctctgatgattatgataccagTGAAAAGTCCCGCATCCCAGCATGGACAGACCGGGTGCTCTTCTGGAGGAGGATGTACCCACGTGACAAGGAGAATCCCAAGTGGACACCAg GTCAGTTTGTTCACTATGGAAGGGCTGAGCTGAAGCAGAGTGACCATCGACCTGTGTTGGCAGTGATTGATGTAGAAGGCTGCACTGTCATTGACTCAAAGCTTGCCAGCAACTATGAGTCTGTTGTAGCCTCACTTGGTCCCTCTGACTGTACTGTTGTGGTGCAG GTCCAGAACCTACCTCCGGGAGCTGATGCAGATTCCGTTTTTGACGATGAAACACTGGAAAAAGTCCAAGAAGCCATGGGGACAGTGGGCTCTGTGGTGCTTGTGCGCTTCGTGGATAACAGAGTTTGGTTCACGTTCAGCGATTCACAGACAGCACTTAAGGCCATAGGATGTAGTCCTTTACAG ataggtagacacaAGCTGGAAGTGAAGCTCAAGACAGAGGCATGGAGAGACCAGCTGGAGGAGGAGCTTGCCCTCTGTGGGGACACTACTGTGCCTCTTACAGATGAGACCCTCAACATCTCAGACCAAGTGGATACTTCTTTCAGCATCAGAAATATTGAAG GTGCTATGGAGAAGTTGTATCAGTCAGAACTTGAGGCCGAAGAGGAGCCAGCCAGCAGTGAACCAATAAAGGAACAGCGGTCACCTATCCAGCCCTCTCGGCCCCCACCTCCACGCCCTGCCCCATCAaggcctccccctcctcgtcccactCCCCCAGGATCTACCCCAACCTCACCTGCCATAAGCCGGGCTCAGACCAAG GTTAAGGTTATCACAAAGCCTGTGCGACCTTCTCAACTGGCACCAACAGGAAGCTCAATGGCCTCAAAGTCACCCACTGCAGAGGAACCAAACCAGGAAATTGCCCAACGTCCCAAACCTCCTAAGCCAGAGGTGGAAGTACCCCTCGGGCCAAAGCCAGTTTTACCACCCCGCACTCCGTCTTTAGAAAGTCCTGTCACAGAAAAATCTGCAGCTTCCTTCACTAGCTCCCTGTTTGGTGGTCCTCCTTCACTACCAGCTGAccttcctccctctgccaccAGTGATCAGCCCTCTGTGTCCCCCTTTGGTGCTCCACCCTCATTGCCAGACAATTGTCCTCCATTGGTGCAATCTTCAACTAAACCTTACGAGGGGCAGCCCACAGCTTCTCCCTTTGACAGCCTGCCTTCTAAGCCTGACAGTGTGCCTCCTAGCATACCTCCATCTGAAACTCCACCTTCTAGCCAGCCACCTTCAGGACCCCCTCCCACAGGGCCACCACctggtcctcccccctcccttccccctcctggaCCACCACCTTCTCTCCCACCAAATGGCCCATCCTCAGCTCCCCCAGCAGGGCCCCCTCCTAGCTTACCTGCAAGGACACTCCCTCCTGTGCCAGCTAGAAGTGGTGGAGGCGCACCTCCTCCAATACCATCCCGATCCTTGCCCCCAGTCCCTGCGCGAAATCTTCCTCCATTGCCACCCCGAAAGTAA